The Octopus sinensis unplaced genomic scaffold, ASM634580v1 Contig12876, whole genome shotgun sequence genome has a segment encoding these proteins:
- the LOC115229494 gene encoding uncharacterized protein LOC115229494 has translation MADNSEEYNFRFDHKMECQVDKTEHFRHHLLFAFNRGVKVAEATLEICAVFGEKGQCLRVLPAFGFHASKMGILTPKNGSNSGRPTEFDEERLNQLLHENPHQSTRE, from the exons ATGGCTGACAATTCCGAAGAATATAATTTCCGGTTCG ATcataaaatggaatgtcaagtggacaaaactgagcattttcgacaccattTGCTTTTTGCCTTTAATCGAGGTGTTAAGGTCGCAGAAGCTACTCTTGAAATTTGTGCTGTGTTTGGAGAGAAGGGGCAATGCCTCAGGGTACTGCCCGCTTTTGGTTTTCATGcttcaaaaatgggaattttgaccCCCAAGAACGGATCAAACAGCGGTCGACCAACTGAATTTGATGAAGAGCGATTGAATCAACTTCTTCATGAAAATCCACATCAATCGACCAGAGAATAG